The following proteins come from a genomic window of Balearica regulorum gibbericeps isolate bBalReg1 chromosome 19, bBalReg1.pri, whole genome shotgun sequence:
- the TUBD1 gene encoding tubulin delta chain — MSIVTVQLGQCGNQIGHEVFNAICGDVHGTHGLCSKKENESYHDACKERFFREEESEVPVARAVLVDMEPKVISQTLSTAARSGYWKYDGRSHFCQKQGSGNNWANGYSVHGPKHKEVIMDLVQKEAEKCDRLGGFFTIMSMAGGTGSGLGAFVTQCLRDAFPSSFILNHVIWPYGTGEVIVQNYNSVLTLSHLYQSSDALLVHENDVIHKICAQLMNIKQISFRDVNQVIAHQLGSVFQPTYTAEGGLHYSRNPLGDLMETLVPHPEFKMLGLRNIPQMPESFLAYSAFSWPGLIKHLRQMLIANAKMEEGIDWQVRPPCLGSSIPSSHSTNKPLHFNTSIANLVILRGKDTHSVDLGSFRDPSLYTSWLNPQDAFNAWKTPRAFNKYEKSAALVSNSQFLLKPLDSVVGKAWNMFASKAYIHQYTKFGIEEEDFLDSFTALEQVISSYSNL; from the exons ATGTCAATAGTCACAGTCCAGCTTGGTCAGTGTGGTAATCAGATTGGTCATGAGGTGTTTAATGCTATCTGCGGTGATGTCCATGGCACGCATGGGTTGTGTTCCAAGAAGGAGAATGAATCCTACCATGATGCTTGCAAAGAACGTTTTTTCAGAGAGGAGGAATCTGAAG TACCTGTTGCCCGAGCTGTGCTTGTTGACATGGAACCTAAAGTAATCAGCCAAACCTTATCAACAGCTGCCAGGTCTGGCTACTGGAAATATGATGGTCGGTCACACTTCTGTCAGAAGCAAGGGTCTGGGAACAACTGGGCAAATGG TTATTCTGTTCACGGGCCTAAACACAAAGAAGTAATAATGGATCTGGtacaaaaagaagcagagaaatgtGATCGACTCGGTGGATTTTTCACAATAATGAGCATGGCTGGTGGTACAGGATCTGGCTTGGGAGCATTTGTGACCCAGTGCTTAAGAGATGCTTTTCCAAGCTCATTTATACTAAACCATGTTATCTGGCCCTACGGCACTGGTGAG gTCATTGTTCAAAACTACAACTCTGTTTTGACTCTGTCACATCTGTATCAGTCATCAGATGCTCTTCTTGTTCATGAAAATGATGTCATCCACAAGATCTGTGCTCAGCTGATGAATATTAAACAGATCTCCTTCAGGGATGTAAATCAAGTCATTGCACATCAGCTGGGGAGTGTTTTCCAGCCCACTTACACAGCAGAAGGTGGCTTACACTACAGCAGAAACCCATTAG gagACTTAATGGAGACGTTAGTTCCACATCCCGAATTCAAGATGTTGGGTCTTCGTAACATACCTCAGATGCCTGAAAGCTTCCTCGCTTATAGCGCATTCAGTTGGCCTGGACTCATCAAACATTTAAGGCAGATGCTCATTGCTAATGCTAAAATGGAGGAAG GTATTGATTGGCAAGTACGACCACCATGTCTGGgctcctccatcccctccaGTCATTCCACAAACAAGCCACTGCATTTCAATACTTCCATTGCCAACCTGGTTATCCTACGAGGAAAAGATACGCACAGCGTAGACTTag gaagTTTCCGAGATCCCTCATTATATACATCATGGCTAAACCCTCAGGACGCTTTTAATGCATGGAAAACACCAAGAGCATTTAACAAGTATGAAAAGTCTGCTGCTTTGGTCAGCAATAGCCAGTTCCTGCTGAAACCTCTTGACAGTGTTGTAGGAAAAGCTTGGAATATGTTTGCTTCCAA AGCCTATATTCACCAGTACACTAAATTCGGAATTGAAGAGGAAGATTTCCTGGACAGCTTCACAGCTCTGGAACAAGTTATCTCCAGTTACAGCaacctttga
- the RPS6KB1 gene encoding ribosomal protein S6 kinase beta-1 isoform X2: MLLNLQEKAPSVISTINKGQLSESMDHGGVGQYDLVMEHCEKFEISETSVNRGPEKIRPECFELLRVLGKGGYGKVFQVRKVTGANTGKIFAMKVLKKAMIVRNAKDTAHTKAERNILEEVKHPFIVDLIYAFQTGGKLYLILEYLSGGELFMQLEREGIFMEDTACFYLAEISMALGHLHQKGIIYRDLKPENIMLNHQGHVKLTDFGLCKESIHDGTVTHTFCGTIEYMAPEILMRSGHNRAVDWWSLGALMYDMLTGAPPFTGENRKKTIDKILKCKLNLPPYLTQEARDLLKKLLKRNAASRLGAGPGDAGEVQAHPFFRHINWDELLARKVEPPFKPLLQSEEDVSQFDSKFTRQTPVDSPDDSTLSESANQVFLGFTYVAPSVLESVKEKFSFEPKIRSPRRVIGSPRTPVSPVKFSPGEFWGRGASASASNTQTPVEYPMETSGIEQMDVTVCGEASAPLPIRQPNSGPYKKQAFPMISKRPEHLRMNL, encoded by the exons ATGCTTCTCAACCTGCAGGAAAAAGCACCGTCTGTCATCTCAACAATCAATAAA GGTCAGTTAAGTGAGAGCATGGACCATGGAGGAGTTGGCCAATATGACCT TGTCATGgaacattgtgaaaaatttgaGATTTCAGAGACTAGTGTAAACAGAGGTCCAGAAAAGATCCGACCAGAGTGCTTTGAGTTACTACGCGTGCTTGGCAAAGGTGGCTATGGAAAG GTGTTTCAAGTACGAAAAGTTACTGGAGCAAACACCGGGAAAATATTTGCCATGAAAGTTCTTAAAAAG GCAATGATCGTAAGGAATGCAAAGGATACAGCTCATACAAAAGCAGAGCGGAATATACTGGAGGAAGTGAAACATCCCTTCATCGTAGACTTAATTTATGCCTTTCAGACTGGTGGAAAACTCTACCTCATCCTTGAGTATCTCAGTG GAGGAGAACTATTTATGCAGTTAGAGAGAGAAGGGATATTTATGGAAGACACAGCTTG CTTTTACTTGGCAGAAATCTCAATGGCACTGGGGCACTTGCATCAAAAAGGAATCATCTATCGTGATCTGAAGCCAGAAAATATCATGCTTAATCATCAAG gtCATGTAAAATTGACTGACTTCGGATTATGTAAAGAATCTATTCACGATGGAACAGTCACGCACACGTTCTGTGGAACAATTGAATACAT GGCCCCTGAAATCTTGATGAGGAGTGGGCATAATCGCGCTGTGGACTGGTGGAGTTTGGGGGCATTAATGTATGACATGCTGACTGGAGCA CCTCCTTTCACTGgggagaacagaaagaaaacaattgacAAGATTCTCAAGTGTAAACTCAACTTGCCTCCCTACCTCACACAAGAAGCCAGAGATCTGCTTAAAAAG ctgctaaaaagaaatgctgcctCACGTCTAGGAGCTGGTCCTGGAGATGCTGGAGAAGTTCAG GCTCACCCGTTCTTCAGACACATTAACTGGGATGAGCTGTTGGCACGAAAGGTGGAACCTCCTTTTAAACCCTTATTG caATCTGAAGAGGATGTGAGCCAGTTTGATTCAAAGTTTACACGTCAGACACCTGTTGATAGCCCAGATGACTCTACTCTCAGTGAAAGTGCCAACCAGGTCTTTCTG GGTTTTACGTATGTGGCTCCATCTGTACTTGAAAGCgtaaaagagaaattttcttttgaaccAAAAATTCGATCACCTCGCAGAGTCATAGGTAGCCCTAGGACACCAGTcag cCCTGTAAAGTTTTCCCCTGGGGAATTCTGGGGAAGAGGTGCTTCTGCCAGCGCATCAAATACTCAGACACCTGTGGAATATCCAATGGAGACAAGCGGAATAGAGCAAATGGATGTGACAGTCTGTGGAGAGGCCTCAGCACCACTTCCAATCCGGCAACCAAACTCTGGGCCATATAAAAAACAAGCTTTTCCCATGATTTCCAAACGACCAGAGCACTTGCGCATGAATCTATGa
- the RPS6KB1 gene encoding ribosomal protein S6 kinase beta-1 isoform X1: protein MAGVFDIDLDQPEDAGSDEELEEGGQLSESMDHGGVGQYDLVMEHCEKFEISETSVNRGPEKIRPECFELLRVLGKGGYGKVFQVRKVTGANTGKIFAMKVLKKAMIVRNAKDTAHTKAERNILEEVKHPFIVDLIYAFQTGGKLYLILEYLSGGELFMQLEREGIFMEDTACFYLAEISMALGHLHQKGIIYRDLKPENIMLNHQGHVKLTDFGLCKESIHDGTVTHTFCGTIEYMAPEILMRSGHNRAVDWWSLGALMYDMLTGAPPFTGENRKKTIDKILKCKLNLPPYLTQEARDLLKKLLKRNAASRLGAGPGDAGEVQAHPFFRHINWDELLARKVEPPFKPLLQSEEDVSQFDSKFTRQTPVDSPDDSTLSESANQVFLGFTYVAPSVLESVKEKFSFEPKIRSPRRVIGSPRTPVSPVKFSPGEFWGRGASASASNTQTPVEYPMETSGIEQMDVTVCGEASAPLPIRQPNSGPYKKQAFPMISKRPEHLRMNL from the exons ATGGCGGGCGTGTTCGACATCGATCTGGACCAGCCTGAGGACGCGGGTTCGGacgaggagctggaggagggg GGTCAGTTAAGTGAGAGCATGGACCATGGAGGAGTTGGCCAATATGACCT TGTCATGgaacattgtgaaaaatttgaGATTTCAGAGACTAGTGTAAACAGAGGTCCAGAAAAGATCCGACCAGAGTGCTTTGAGTTACTACGCGTGCTTGGCAAAGGTGGCTATGGAAAG GTGTTTCAAGTACGAAAAGTTACTGGAGCAAACACCGGGAAAATATTTGCCATGAAAGTTCTTAAAAAG GCAATGATCGTAAGGAATGCAAAGGATACAGCTCATACAAAAGCAGAGCGGAATATACTGGAGGAAGTGAAACATCCCTTCATCGTAGACTTAATTTATGCCTTTCAGACTGGTGGAAAACTCTACCTCATCCTTGAGTATCTCAGTG GAGGAGAACTATTTATGCAGTTAGAGAGAGAAGGGATATTTATGGAAGACACAGCTTG CTTTTACTTGGCAGAAATCTCAATGGCACTGGGGCACTTGCATCAAAAAGGAATCATCTATCGTGATCTGAAGCCAGAAAATATCATGCTTAATCATCAAG gtCATGTAAAATTGACTGACTTCGGATTATGTAAAGAATCTATTCACGATGGAACAGTCACGCACACGTTCTGTGGAACAATTGAATACAT GGCCCCTGAAATCTTGATGAGGAGTGGGCATAATCGCGCTGTGGACTGGTGGAGTTTGGGGGCATTAATGTATGACATGCTGACTGGAGCA CCTCCTTTCACTGgggagaacagaaagaaaacaattgacAAGATTCTCAAGTGTAAACTCAACTTGCCTCCCTACCTCACACAAGAAGCCAGAGATCTGCTTAAAAAG ctgctaaaaagaaatgctgcctCACGTCTAGGAGCTGGTCCTGGAGATGCTGGAGAAGTTCAG GCTCACCCGTTCTTCAGACACATTAACTGGGATGAGCTGTTGGCACGAAAGGTGGAACCTCCTTTTAAACCCTTATTG caATCTGAAGAGGATGTGAGCCAGTTTGATTCAAAGTTTACACGTCAGACACCTGTTGATAGCCCAGATGACTCTACTCTCAGTGAAAGTGCCAACCAGGTCTTTCTG GGTTTTACGTATGTGGCTCCATCTGTACTTGAAAGCgtaaaagagaaattttcttttgaaccAAAAATTCGATCACCTCGCAGAGTCATAGGTAGCCCTAGGACACCAGTcag cCCTGTAAAGTTTTCCCCTGGGGAATTCTGGGGAAGAGGTGCTTCTGCCAGCGCATCAAATACTCAGACACCTGTGGAATATCCAATGGAGACAAGCGGAATAGAGCAAATGGATGTGACAGTCTGTGGAGAGGCCTCAGCACCACTTCCAATCCGGCAACCAAACTCTGGGCCATATAAAAAACAAGCTTTTCCCATGATTTCCAAACGACCAGAGCACTTGCGCATGAATCTATGa